The genome window GTAAAACCCTTCTGAAGGCTCTCCTCGCTGCCGCTTCACAGATCGGGCTTCCAAACGATCGTGCACGTGTGGCTGCCTGGCTTTCTGCGGCCAAGATCGCACCGGAGAGACGCGGCGAAACGCTTTCCCTGGAAGAGTTTGCGCGTCTCGCCAACACCCCTCCGGAGCCGCTTAACTCTCCTGAAGCTCTTTGAGGTAGGCAATGGTAGCTTCGATGGAGCGCGCGCCGAGATCGCCCTCCCCATGCTTGCGGATGCTCACCGTTTGGGCTGCCACATCTCTGTCGCCGCAGATAAGCATAATGGGCACCTTCTGCACCTCGGCATCGCGAATGCGCTTGCCCATCTTCTCGTTACGGCTGTCTATCTCCACCCGGAAGCCCGCTTCCTGAAGGTAGGCCCGAACGCGCTGTGCATACTCCAAATGCCTATCGGCAATGGGGATAATGGTTACTTGCTGCGGCGCCAGCCAGAAGGGGAAGGCACCCGCATAGTGCTCCAGCAGCAGCCCCACCATACGCTCTAAGGAGCCGAACGGCGCGCGATGGATCATGATAGGCCGATGGCGCTGGCCATCCTCCCCCACATACTCTAGCTCGAAGCGCTCTGGAAGGTTGTAATCTACCTGCACCGTGCCCATCTGCCATTCACGACGTAAGGCATCGCGCACCATGAGGTCGAGTTTCGGGCCGTAGAAAGCGGCGTCACCCTCCGCGATCTCATAGTCCATGCCGAGGTCTTGTACCGCCTCGATAATGGCGCGTTGGGCTGCCTCCCAATTCTCATCGGAGCCGATATACTTGTCGTCTTTGGGGTCGCGCACGCCGATTCGCACGCGATACTCTTCTAAGCCTAGGCGTCGCAGCGTGTAAAGCATAAGGTCTACGACACCTTTAAACTCTTCCTTGAGCTGCTCCGGGGTTACGAAGAGATGGCTATCGTCTTGCGTAAACCCACGCACGCGCAACAGGCCGGTTAGCTCCCCGCTCTGTTCATAGCGATAGACGGTTCCGAACTCGGCCAAGCGAAGAGGGAGATCGCGATAGGAGCGCAACTCAGAGGCGTAGATCATGATATGATGGGGACAGTTCATCGGTTTGAGAACATAGGTCTCGTCCTCCTCCTCTCCGCGCATCAGCGGGAACATTTTTGAGTGATAGGTTTGCAGATGGCCGCTACGTTCGTATAGGCGTGCGTTTCCAATATGAGGGGTTACTACCGGCAAATAGCCGCGACGCGTCTGCTCAGCCTTCATGAACTCCATGAGCGTTTCCCGAAGAACCGCGCCCTTCGGAAGCCATAGCGGCAACCCAGGCCCTACCTCATGCGAAAACATAAAGAGGCCCAGCTCTCTGCCTAAAACGCGGTGATCGCGTTTCTTTGCCTCTTCTAATCGCTGTAGGTAGTCCTTGAGCTCCTCTTCGGTCGGCCAAATCGTGCCGTAGATGCGGGTCAGCATCTTATTCTTTTCGTTGCCGCGCCAGTAAGCCCCCGCTGTATGTAGGAGCTTGAAGTGTTTTAATTTCCCCGTCGATTCCACGTGAGGCCCGCGACAGAGATCTACCCAATCGCCCTGACGGTAGAAGGAGATCTCTTCGTTTTCTGGGATATCGCGGATCAGCTCCAGCTTATAGGGTTGATCGAGCCGTTTTTCCAGTTCTATCGCCTCCTCGCGGGAAAGCACCTCGCGTTGAATAGGAAGATCACGTGCGGCGATCTCCCGCATTTTTTCCTCGATCCGCTCCAGATCCTCTTCTCGAATAGGGCACGGCAGCTCAAAATCGTAGTAGAAGCCATCCTCAATAGGCGGGCCAATGGCATATTTCACGCCTGGAAACAGCTCTCCCACAGCTTGAGCCATGAGATGAGCTGCGCTATGCCGTAACCGATAAAGATCGTCATATTTCGTCTCGTCCTTCATACTCACTCCTCCTTAACGACGGTGTAGGGTAGAGAAACGAAAAAACCGCTTCCGAAAACTTCCGGAAGCGGCGCGTTTGCTATCGAGTAGAGCCTTCCTAACAGGCAAAGCCCTCCCTTCGGCGACGCAAACCCGCGCCGCCGTGCTTAGTGCTAACAAGTTCTGGCTTCGCCTCCGAAATCATCAAACTTCTCCCAGTAAAACCCTACGCTGAAATTATACCCCACTGCACCCGCAAAAAAACGATGTTAAAACTGCTAGGGGTTTATGGAATAACGAAGACGTGGGCAGGCTAAGATCCTTCTCCGCTCTCAATGGCCAGCCTTAAAAACGCGGCAGGATGCCGCCATCTAACCCATCAGGGAGGAATTGACACGACAAGATGTTGAATNNNNNNNNNNNNNNNNNNNNNNNNNNNNNNNNNNNNNNNNNNNNNNNNNNNNNNNNNNNNNNNNNNNNNNNNNNNNNNNNNNNNNNNNNNNNCTCAACACCAATGTAACGGCGCTTGGCGCCCTTTACAACCTGAACCAGGTTTCCGATGCCGTCGCTAGCAGCATCCAAAAGCTCTCTAGCGGTCTGCGCATCAACTCCGCTGCCGATGACCCCGCAGGGCTCATCATCTCCGAAAACCTGCGCGCGCAAATCACCGGCCTCAATCAGGCTATCGCCAATGGACAAGACGCCACCAACCTCATCAAAACCGCCGACGGCGCCCTCTCCGAGGTCAGCAACCTCCTCAACAACATCCGACAACTCGCTGTGCATGCCGCCAACACCGGCGTCAACGACATCACCGCCGTCGAAGCCGACCAAACCCAAATCAACTCCGCCGTCCAGTCCATCGAGCGTATCGCCGAACAGACCCAGTTTGGCGACAAGCACCTCCTCGACGGAACCGCCGGGGTCTCTGCCTCCGTCACCAATACCGCGGTGCTCTCCGGCATCAATATCGGAGGGGTGTTTGACAACCTCTCTACTGTGGGAGGACCTGTCACCATTCAAGTGACCCAGCAAGCAGCCCGTGCGGGTCTTCACCGGCAGCACCGTTCTTTGCCAACGGGAGCCCAACTCCACCAATCGGGGCTGGGCCACCCGGGTGGGGAAGGGATGATACGGTGGTCATCAATGGTCAGACCTTCACTTTCAGCGCTTCGGAGACGGTTCAACAGGCCATCAATCAGATCAATGCCGCCTCCAACCTCACGGGGGTCAATGCCAACTTCAATACCGCTTCCAACAATATCGTGTTAACGCAGACCACCTATGGGCATAACTACTCGATTAGTGAGCAGGACAGCCTAGGGGCTGCTGGAGTGTTTGGCACCTCTGCGGCGGTTCAAGGCACCGATGCGGTGGTAGCGGTGACAGCTCAGGTGTTGCAGAACAACGTGACCACGGCGGTGACAGTCAACTTCACGGGAGGGACGGCCAGCACCGACAGCGGTCTGTTGGTGAAGGACCTCTATGGCAACTCGATGTTGTTGACGGAGAATGGGAACGCATCGGCGACGACCCCGACAGCAGTGGCTCAGGTATCGGCCAACATGTTGCAGTTCCAGGTAGGGGGGAACGCGGGTCAGGTGGTGCAGGCGAGCTTAGGCAACATTCGTGTGGTGAACTTAGGCAACACGGTGGTAGCGGGCTATAACCTGT of Chthonomonas calidirosea T49 contains these proteins:
- the thrS gene encoding threonine--tRNA ligase translates to MKDETKYDDLYRLRHSAAHLMAQAVGELFPGVKYAIGPPIEDGFYYDFELPCPIREEDLERIEEKMREIAARDLPIQREVLSREEAIELEKRLDQPYKLELIRDIPENEEISFYRQGDWVDLCRGPHVESTGKLKHFKLLHTAGAYWRGNEKNKMLTRIYGTIWPTEEELKDYLQRLEEAKKRDHRVLGRELGLFMFSHEVGPGLPLWLPKGAVLRETLMEFMKAEQTRRGYLPVVTPHIGNARLYERSGHLQTYHSKMFPLMRGEEEDETYVLKPMNCPHHIMIYASELRSYRDLPLRLAEFGTVYRYEQSGELTGLLRVRGFTQDDSHLFVTPEQLKEEFKGVVDLMLYTLRRLGLEEYRVRIGVRDPKDDKYIGSDENWEAAQRAIIEAVQDLGMDYEIAEGDAAFYGPKLDLMVRDALRREWQMGTVQVDYNLPERFELEYVGEDGQRHRPIMIHRAPFGSLERMVGLLLEHYAGAFPFWLAPQQVTIIPIADRHLEYAQRVRAYLQEAGFRVEIDSRNEKMGKRIRDAEVQKVPIMLICGDRDVAAQTVSIRKHGEGDLGARSIEATIAYLKELQES